The following proteins come from a genomic window of Vigna radiata var. radiata cultivar VC1973A unplaced genomic scaffold, Vradiata_ver6 scaffold_161, whole genome shotgun sequence:
- the LOC106779819 gene encoding putative lipase YOR059C isoform X2 encodes MSTVTHGNSISSIGNLKNDPDHLLVLVHGILASTADWTYAEAELKRRLGKNYLIYVSSSNTYTKTFTGIDGAGKRLADEVLQVVKKTRSLKRISFLSHSLGGLFARYAIAVLYSPDTYSRDQPGDLANNMTEYLQETNFSKGGLIAGLEPINFITLATPHLGVRGKKQLPFLLGVPILEKLAAPIAPFFVGQTGSQLFLTDGKPDKPPLLLRMASDCDDGKFLSALGTFRCRIIYANVSYDHMVGWRTSSIRRETELSKPPRQSLDGYKHVVDVEYCPPVPSDGPKFSPKAVQAKEAAQNAPNTQSTVEYHEIVEEEMIRGLQLLGWKKVDVSFHSAFWPFFAHNNIHVKNEWFHNAGVGVIAHVADSLKQQEASSVLSASL; translated from the exons ATGAGTACCGTCACTCATGGAAATTCTATTTCTAGCATAGGGAATTTGAAGAACGACCCTGATCATCTCCTTGTTCTTGTCCATGGTATCTTGGCTAG CACAGCGGACTGGACTTATGCAGAAGCAGAGTTAAAAAGGCGTCTTggaaaaaactatttaatttacg TCAGTTCATCAAATACTTACACTAAGACATTTACTGGGATTGATGGAGCTGGAAAGCGGTTAGCTGATGAA GTATTGcaagttgttaaaaagacaaGGAGCCTTAAAAGAATCTCCTTTCTATCCCATTCTTTGGGAGGCTTGTTTGCTAGATATGCAATTGCTGTTCTTTATTCACCTGATACCTACAGTAGAGATCAACCAGGTGATCTGGCAAACAACATGACAGAATATCTCCAGGAAACAAACTTTTCCAAAGGAGGCTTAATAGCTGGGTTGGAGcctatcaattttataactttagCAACTCCTCATCTTGGTGTAAGAGGAAAGAAGCAG CTCCCATTTCTGTTGGGTGTCCCAATCCTAGAAAAGCTAGCTGCTCCAATAGCTCCTTTTTTTGTTGGTCAAACAGGTAGTCAGTTGTTCCTTACTGATGGTAAACCTGACAAACCACCTCTTCTATTGAGAATGGCTTCTGATTGTGATGATGGAAAGTTTCT gTCTGCACTTGGAACATTTAGATGTCGCATCATTTATGCTAATGTTTCATATGATC ATATGGTAGGGTGGCGTACTTCCTCTATAAGGAGGGAAACTGAGCTCAGTAAG CCTCCTCGTCAATCTTTAGATGGATACAAGCACGTAGTTGATGTGGAATATTGTCCCCCAGTTCCTTCTGATGGCCCTAAATTTTCTCCAAAAGCAGTGCAAGCAAAGGAGGCCGCACAAAATGCTCCCAATACACAGAGTACTGTAGAATATCATGAAATTGTAGAAG AGGAGATGATTCGGGGATTGCAGCTGTTGGGATGGAAAAAAGTTGATGTCAGCTTTCACTCGGCTTTCTGGCCTTTCTTTGCTCATAACAACATTCAT GTGAAAAACGAATGGTTTCACAATGCTGGTGTAGGAGTAATTGCTCATGTGGCTGACAGCTTAAAACAGCAAGAAGCATCATCAGTATTGTCTGCTAGCTTGTGA
- the LOC106779819 gene encoding putative lipase C4A8.10 isoform X1 yields the protein MATPSMIHARCAYSPRICNRNNKSPSQQAPLASSCSSSSSASNSSFSLSSGTNIGQRHQGLSAHAMSTVTHGNSISSIGNLKNDPDHLLVLVHGILASTADWTYAEAELKRRLGKNYLIYVSSSNTYTKTFTGIDGAGKRLADEVLQVVKKTRSLKRISFLSHSLGGLFARYAIAVLYSPDTYSRDQPGDLANNMTEYLQETNFSKGGLIAGLEPINFITLATPHLGVRGKKQLPFLLGVPILEKLAAPIAPFFVGQTGSQLFLTDGKPDKPPLLLRMASDCDDGKFLSALGTFRCRIIYANVSYDHMVGWRTSSIRRETELSKPPRQSLDGYKHVVDVEYCPPVPSDGPKFSPKAVQAKEAAQNAPNTQSTVEYHEIVEEEMIRGLQLLGWKKVDVSFHSAFWPFFAHNNIHVKNEWFHNAGVGVIAHVADSLKQQEASSVLSASL from the exons ATGGCAACGCCTTCCATGATTCACGCTCGCTGTGCTTACTCCCCAAGAATTTGCAATCGCAACAACAAATCCCCTTCGCAACAAGCTCCCTTAGCTTCTTCctgttcttcttcctcctcgGCTTccaattcttctttttctctctcttctg GTACAAATATTGGACAGAGACACCAGGGCCTTAGTGCTCATGCTATGAGTACCGTCACTCATGGAAATTCTATTTCTAGCATAGGGAATTTGAAGAACGACCCTGATCATCTCCTTGTTCTTGTCCATGGTATCTTGGCTAG CACAGCGGACTGGACTTATGCAGAAGCAGAGTTAAAAAGGCGTCTTggaaaaaactatttaatttacg TCAGTTCATCAAATACTTACACTAAGACATTTACTGGGATTGATGGAGCTGGAAAGCGGTTAGCTGATGAA GTATTGcaagttgttaaaaagacaaGGAGCCTTAAAAGAATCTCCTTTCTATCCCATTCTTTGGGAGGCTTGTTTGCTAGATATGCAATTGCTGTTCTTTATTCACCTGATACCTACAGTAGAGATCAACCAGGTGATCTGGCAAACAACATGACAGAATATCTCCAGGAAACAAACTTTTCCAAAGGAGGCTTAATAGCTGGGTTGGAGcctatcaattttataactttagCAACTCCTCATCTTGGTGTAAGAGGAAAGAAGCAG CTCCCATTTCTGTTGGGTGTCCCAATCCTAGAAAAGCTAGCTGCTCCAATAGCTCCTTTTTTTGTTGGTCAAACAGGTAGTCAGTTGTTCCTTACTGATGGTAAACCTGACAAACCACCTCTTCTATTGAGAATGGCTTCTGATTGTGATGATGGAAAGTTTCT gTCTGCACTTGGAACATTTAGATGTCGCATCATTTATGCTAATGTTTCATATGATC ATATGGTAGGGTGGCGTACTTCCTCTATAAGGAGGGAAACTGAGCTCAGTAAG CCTCCTCGTCAATCTTTAGATGGATACAAGCACGTAGTTGATGTGGAATATTGTCCCCCAGTTCCTTCTGATGGCCCTAAATTTTCTCCAAAAGCAGTGCAAGCAAAGGAGGCCGCACAAAATGCTCCCAATACACAGAGTACTGTAGAATATCATGAAATTGTAGAAG AGGAGATGATTCGGGGATTGCAGCTGTTGGGATGGAAAAAAGTTGATGTCAGCTTTCACTCGGCTTTCTGGCCTTTCTTTGCTCATAACAACATTCAT GTGAAAAACGAATGGTTTCACAATGCTGGTGTAGGAGTAATTGCTCATGTGGCTGACAGCTTAAAACAGCAAGAAGCATCATCAGTATTGTCTGCTAGCTTGTGA
- the LOC106779825 gene encoding mitochondrial dicarboxylate/tricarboxylate transporter DTC produces the protein MGDEKKPKAPVSGVWSTIKPFVNGGTAGMLATCVIQPIDMIKVRIQLGQGSAAQVTSNMLKNEGVAAFYKGLSAGLLRQATYTTARLGSFKILTNKAIEANEGKPLPLYQKALCGLTAGAIGATVGSPADLALIRMQADATLPAAQRRNYTNAFQALYRIGADEGILALWKGAGPTVVRAMALNMGMLASYDQSVEFFRDSVGLGEAATVLGASSVSGFFAAACSLPFDYVKTQIQKMQPDADGKYPYTGSLDCAAKTFKAGGPFKFYTGFPVYCIRIAPHVMMTWIFLNQIQKLEKSYGL, from the exons ATGGGAGACGAGAAGAAGCCCAAGGCTCCTGTTTCTGGCGTCTGGTCTACCATCAAGCCTTTCGTCAATGGCGGTACTGCCGGCATGCTCGCTACCTGCGTCATTCAGCCCATCGATATGATCAAG GTGAGGATTCAACTGGGGCAAGGATCGGCTGCGCAGGTTACTTCCAACATGCTCAAGAATGAGGGAGTTGCTGCCTTTTATAAG GGTCTATCTGCTGGATTACTCAGGCAGGCTACATACACCACTGCTCGTCTTGGATCGTTTAA AATCTTGACAAACAAAGCAATTGAGGCTAATGAGGGAAAGCCCCTGCCACTGTATCAGAAAGCTCTGTGTGGGCTCACTGCTGGTGCTATCGGAGCAACTGTGGGTAGTCCAGCAGATTTGGCACTCATTCGGATGCAGGCTGATGCAACTTTACCGGCTGCTCAGCGCCGTAATTACACAAATGCTTTCCAGGCACTCTATCGAATTGGTGCTGATGAAGGGATTTTGGCACTTTGGAAAGGTGCCGGACCTACTGTTGTAAGAGCCATGGCATTGAACATGGGGATGCTTGCATCCTATGATCAAAGTGTTGAATTTTTCAGAGATTCTGTTGGTCTTGGTGAAGCTGCTACCGTGCTAG GTGCAAGTTCCGTTTCTGGATTCTTTGCAGCAGCTTGCAGTTTGCCATTTGACTATGTGAAGACCCAGATTCAGAAGATGCAACCTGATGCTGATGGAAAATATCCATACACCGGATCTCTTGATTGTGCTGCCAAAACCTTCAAAGCTGGAGGACCTTTCAAATTTTACACTGGATTCCCTGTCTATTGTATTAGGATTGCTCCTCATGTCATG ATGACATGGATCTTCCTGAACCAGATTCAGAAATTGGAGAAAAGCTACGGGTTGTAG
- the LOC106779788 gene encoding thioredoxin-like fold domain-containing protein MRL7, chloroplastic encodes MLLLQTVVSPRRFSPFCDATLHPLSSLSIKNPMLEGTHSFSHYSPVSNRRIVKSISCSGSTKSHPKPESEPERETGSNHRARPKARSRSGQPKDVVSNNDAKNSADTFPTTIPRKPRRGRRSEAVAVEDMVRDTLERTFATIQQQNEDSLDNYENIMKERDGDNSENESGDSDDDNDEKGEDGGEGTGKKMVIEEESKTWPLDADVGWGVRASEYFEKHPIKNVVGEDGCQIDWEGEIDDNWVQEINCLEWESFAFHPSPLIVLVFERYNRATDNWKNLKELEKAVKVYWKAKNKLPPRAVKIDINIERDLASALKVKECPQILFLRGNRVVYREKELRTADELVQMIAFFYYNAKKPAWIDDKALFYLH; translated from the exons ATGCTGCTTCTTCAAACTGTTGTCTCTCCTAGACGCTTTTCACCTTTTTGTGATGCCACTTTACATCCATTATCATCACTTAGTATTAAGAATCCTATGTTGGAAGGTACTCACAGTTTTTCTCATTACTCCCCTGTATCTAACCGCCGCATTGTAAAGTCTATTTCATGCTCTGGTTCTACAAAGTCTCATCCTAAACCCGAGTCTGAGCCCGAACGCGAAACTGGCTCGAACCATAGAGCAAGGCCTAAGGCAAGAAGCAGAAGTGGACAACCTAAAGATGTGGTATCCAACAATGATGCTAAAAATTCTGCAGACACATTCCCCACAACGATTCCAAGGAAGCCAAGGCGTGGACGCCGAAGTGAAGCTGTGGCAGTGGAAGATATGGTGCGTGATACGCTCGAGCGCACTTTTGCAACGATTCAGCAACAAAACGAGGATTCTTTggataattatgaaaatataatgaaGGAGAGGGACGGTGACAATTCTGAAAATGAGAGTGGTGATAGTGACGATGATAATGATGAGAAAGGGGAAGATGGTGGTGAAGGTACAGGAAAAAAGATGGTGATTGAGGAAGAAAGTAAAACCTGGCCATTGGATGCAGATGTTGGGTGGGGAGTAAGAGCTTCTGAGTATTTTGAGAAGCATCCAATTAAGAATGTGGTGGGAGAAGATGGGTGTCAAATAGACTGGGAAGGGGAGATTGATGACAACTGGGTGCAGGAGATTAACTGTTTGGAATGGGAGAGTTTTGCTTTCCATCCCAGCCCATTGATTGTCCTTGTCTTTGAACGTTATAACAG GGCAACTGACAACTGGAAAAACTTGAAAGAGCTGGAGAAAGCAGTGAAGGTATACTGGAAAGCGAAAAATAAGTTGCCTCCTCGG GCTGTTAAGATAGATATCAATATCGAGAGAGATTTGGCTTCCGCTCTGAAAGTTAAAGAATGCCCCCAAATTTTGTTCTTACGGGGTAACAGGGTTGTGTACAGGGAGAAAG AACTCAGAACTGCAGATGAGCTGGTTCAGATGATTGCATTTTTCTATTACAATGCAAAGAAGCCTGCGTGGATAGATGATAAGGCCTTGTTTTATCTTCATTAA
- the LOC106779817 gene encoding probable acyl-activating enzyme 18, peroxisomal, with amino-acid sequence MVKSVRELEVGDFLNAGLTVAEANQLYRLLRDILSQCLSDTDNDNQPSLIWRHLVTRKLLKPSFPHSLHHLLYHSVYHSAFHTQHASLPLYWFPSLDNSKRTNLGRFMETHAPQLLGPSYKDPISSYRLFHNFSVQHPQLYWSLLLKELSVSFVEPPKCILDTSDPSRHGGTWLPGSVLNIADCCLQPSSHPHKPDDSLAIVWRDEAFHDSEVNRITLKQLRQQVMMVAKAIDATFSKGDAIAIDMQMTANAVIIYLAIVLAGCVVVSIADSFAPKEIATRLRVSKAKGIFTQDFIARGGRKFPLYSRVIEAAACKVIVLPVLGDDVGVQLREQDLSWKGFISSANQTQNSRSDYYSPSYQSVDSITNILFSSGTTGDPKAIPWTQLAPIRSAADGWAAIDVQAGDVYCWPTNLGWVMGPTILYQCFLLGATLALYHGSPQDRNFGKFVQDAGVTILGTVPSLVKTWKNTNCMEGLDWTKIKTFCSTGETSNVDDDLWLSSKAYYSPIVELCGGTELASSYIAGSPLQPQAFGAFSTASMTTGFVIFDENGVPYPDDVACVGEVGLFPLSLGASDRILNADHEKVYFKGMPIYKGKVLRRHGDIIRRTVDGYIVVQGRADDTMNLGGIKTSSVEIERVCDRADECILETAAVGVASTNGGPEQLVIFVVLKKGYNSTAETLKMKFTKAIQSNLNPLFKVTLVKIVPEFPRTSSNKILRRVLRDQMKQELSVQSRL; translated from the exons ATGGTGAAGAGTGTGAGGGAATTGGAAGTGGGAGACTTCCTGAATGCAGGGTTGACAGTAGCAGAAGCCAATCAACTGTACCGTCTTTTGAGGGATATTCTGTCTCAGTGTCTCTCCGACACCGACAACGACAACCAACCCTCACTCATATGGCGCCACCTTGTCACTCGAAAACTGCTGAAACCATCCTTTCCACACTCATTGCATCATCTTCTCTATCACTCTGTTTATCACTCTGCCTTCCACACTCAACATGCTTCCCTCCCTCTCTATTGGTTTCCTTCCCT gGACAACTCCAAACGCACCAACCTTGGCCGTTTCATGGAAACTCACGCCCCTCAACTCTTAGGACCTTCCTACAAAGACCCTATTTCCAGTTATCGCCTCTTTCACAACTTTTCTGTTCAACACCCTCAG CTCTACTGGTCCCTTCTTCTCAAGGAACTTTCTGTCTCCTTTGTTGAACCTCCCAAGTGTATTTTAGATACTTCTGACCCTTCTAGACATGGAGGCACCTGGCTTCCCGGTTCTGTCCTCAACATTGCTGATTGCTGCCTGCAACCCAGTTCTCATCCCCACAAACCAGATGACAGTTTAGCCATCGTTTGGAGAGATGAAGCTTTTCATGATTCCGAGGTTAACCGTATCACGCTTAAACAACTCCGACAACAAGTAAT GATGGTAGCTAAAGCAATAGATGCCACATTCTCAAAGGGAGATGCAATAGCAATTGACATGCAAATGACAGCAAATGCCGTAATAATCTATTTAGCTATTGTCCTAGCAGGATGCGTTGTAGTCTCAATAGCTGATAGTTTTGCACCAAAAGAGATTGCAACTCGCCTTCGTGTTTCCAAAGCAAAGGGTATCTTCACACAG GATTTCATCGCCAGAGGTGGCAGGAAATTCCCTTTATACAG TCGGGTCATTGAGGCAGCTGCATGTAAAGTTATTGTGCTACCTGTGCTGGGTGATGATGTAGGAGTTCAATTAAGGGAACAAGATTTATCATGGAAAGGTTTTATCTCTTCTGCAAATCAGACTCAGAACTCCAG GTCAGATTATTATTCCCCAAGCTATCAATCAGTTGATTCTATCACTAATATACTATTCTCTTCTGGAACCACGG GGGACCCAAAAGCTATTCCTTGGACTCAACTTGCACCAATACGAAGTGCTGCTGATGGATGGGCTGCCATTGATGTTCAAGCTGGAGATGTCTACTGTTGGCCTACAAATTTAGGATGGGTTATGGGACCAACAATATTGTATCAGTGTTTTCTACTTGGTGCAACTTTGGCTTTGTACCATGGGTCTCCTCAAGACcgtaattttggaaaatttgttcaG GATGCAGGTGTTACCATTTTGGGAACCGTTCCAAGCTTAGTAAAAACTTGGAAGAATACAAATTGTATGGAGGGCTTGGATTGGACAAagataaa AACATTTTGTTCCACTGGAGAAACATCAAATGTTGATGATGATCTATGGCTTTCTTCAAAAGCCTATTACAGCCCAATTGTTGAATTGTGTGGAGGCACTGAGCTTGCGTCTAGCTATATTGCAGGAAGTCCTCTTCAACCTCAAGCTTTTGGAGCATTTAGCACAGCATCAATGACAACTGGTTTTGTCATTTTTGACGAAAATGGAGTTCCATAT CCAGATGATGTTGCTTGTGTTGGGGAAGTGGGCTTATTTCCCCTCTCTCTGGGAGCATCTGACAGAATTCTTAATGCTGATCATGAGAAGGTTTACTTTAAGGGAATGCCCATTTATAAAGGAAAG GTTCTTAGGAGACATGGAGATATAATCAGGAGAACAGTTGATGGATATATTGTTGTACAAGGGAGGGCTGATGACACCATGAATCTTGGTGGAATAAAG ACAAGTTCTGTAGAAATTGAGCGTGTCTGTGATAGGGCTGATGAATGCATTTTGGAGACAGCTGCAGTAGGTGTGGCATCTACAAATGGAGGCCCAGAACAGcttgttatatttgttgttttaaagaaAGGATACAATTCCACTGCAGAAACTCTGAAGATGAAATTCACTAAAGCTATTCAAAGCAACCTTAACCCTTTGTTTAAG GTAACTCTCGTTAAAATTGTGCCAGAGTTTCCTCGAACATCTTCCAACAAGATCCTGAGGAGAGTACTGAGGGATCAAATGAAGCAAGAGCTATCAGTTCAGAGCAGACTTTAG